The sequence CAAACTCCCACCCACAGATTGCATCAACAAATCTTGCGTTTGCAGGTAGCCACAATGCAGCGACGAGATTTGTGTCCCACAATTGACCAAGTGCAGCAGTGGCGTCAGCAAGCGCAATTGGTTAGGGGAGGTGGGGAGATGGGGAGGTGGGGAGGTGTGGGAGGTGTGGGAAGTGTGGGAGGTGGGGGAGGTGTGGGAGGTGGGGAGGTGGGGAGGTGGGGGAGGTGTGGGAGGTGGGGAGGTGGGGAGGTGGGGAGGTGGGGAGGTGGGGAGGTGTGGGGAGTGTGGGGAGTGTGGGGGGACGCTTGAGGCTCAAAGGCTGACGCTTGAGGTTCAAAGGCTGACGCTTGAGGTTCAAAGGCTGACGCTTGAGGTTCAAAGGCTCGCGCGTCAGGTTCAAAGGCTGACGCTTGAGGTTCAAAGGCTCGCGCGTCAGGTTCAAAGGCTCGCGCGTCAGGTTCAAAGGCTGACGCTTGAGGTTCAAAGGCTGACGCTTGAGGTTCAAAGGCTCGCGCGTCAGGTTCAAAGGCTCGCGCGTCAGGTTCAAAGGCTGACGCTTGAGGTTCAAAGGCTGACGCGTCAGGTTCAAAGGCTGACGCTTGAGGTTCAAAGGCTGACGCTTGAGGTTCAAAGGCTGACGCTTGAGGTTCAAAGGCTGACGCTTAAGTCTTAAAGGCTCAAACTTTAATAACCACACCCCATCACCCCATCACCCCATCACCCCATCCCCCCATCCCCCCATCCCCCCATCACCCCACACTCTTAATCTTTAACCAACACCCCGTTAAGAAATATATCTGCGAGTCCTTCTGCCATTTGCTGCATTTCTTGGGGGGTGGCGTCGGGTTCCATGAGGGTTTTGTCGGAGAAGCCGGCGACGGCGAACATGCCTAAAAATACTTTGGCGATGAGTTTTGCATCCATCTGGCGATAGATTCCTTTATCCATTGCGGTTTGGAAGAAGGCTTCGGCGACATCTGTCATTTTAGTAATAACTTCTGATTGAATGCGATCGCGCAAATCTGGATGAAATTGCACTTCCATGAAACAAACTCGCATCATTTCGGCGTTTTTGTGCAAATTCCACATCCGGCGGCGCATAACTTGGGCTACGGCTTTATAGCTACCCATTTCACTCAGTTCTGTGAGCAAGTCTGTGAGAATCTCCACCCAGCCGTTGGTTGCTACTTCTACCAAAATTGCTTTTTTATTGGGAAAATGGCGAAATAGGGTACCTTCGGCGACGCCTGCTGCTTGCGCTAAGTCGCGGGTAGTGGTACCGTCAAAACCCTGGGAAGCAAACAAACGTTGTGCTGCGTTGAGAATGCGGGTACGCGTTTGTGCTTCTGAAGGTGGGGGAGAATGAAAAACTCGCATAGTATTTATTGTTAGCTCGCCGGAACACGACTTGTAGCAATATTGTCTAACGTGCAATACAAAAAGCAAATAAAGCTTAATACAAGATTAACGCCTTGGAGCT is a genomic window of Fortiea contorta PCC 7126 containing:
- a CDS encoding TetR/AcrR family transcriptional regulator; translation: MRVFHSPPPSEAQTRTRILNAAQRLFASQGFDGTTTRDLAQAAGVAEGTLFRHFPNKKAILVEVATNGWVEILTDLLTELSEMGSYKAVAQVMRRRMWNLHKNAEMMRVCFMEVQFHPDLRDRIQSEVITKMTDVAEAFFQTAMDKGIYRQMDAKLIAKVFLGMFAVAGFSDKTLMEPDATPQEMQQMAEGLADIFLNGVLVKD